The genomic DNA AATTACTGGACGAGCTAAATCCGCTTCCTGCATACCTGAAGGAACTTTAACGGTCATTTTTGTTTCATAAACAGCTTTGATTTCACCATCTTCTATGTAAATGCTTGTATCTACTACAGATGGAATAACACCAAGCTCTACTCTTGATGAGATCCTTTGGATAGCATCAATTGGACGGGTTGCATGAACAACACCAATCATTCCGACTCCAGCCATTCTCATATCTGCAAATATTGTGAAATCTTTTGTTTTTCTAAGTTCGTCATATACGGTATAATCTGGCCTTACAAGAAGAAGAACATCTGCTGTATTTTCCATATCTCCCTCTAGTGGAGCATATTGTGATACAGAATCAGGTAATTGCAAATCTCTTGGTGATTCCATTGTTTTAACAACTTTGGATTGGTCATTATAATAATTAGCTAATGCCTGTACGAAAGTACTTTTACCTGCTCCTGGAGAACCAGATACAAGAATACCTTCAGCACTTTCTCTTATTCTTTTCATTAACTTATCAGAAATATCATAATCATCTAATGTTCTTGTTGTAACAGGTCTAACAACAGTAATCTCCATGCTGTCTGCAAATGGTGGTTTTGCAAGAGCTATTCTATATTGTCCAGCTTGTATAACTGCAGAACCATTTCTTCTTGATTCTAAAAATACTTTTGAATTATTTCTAGCAGCTCTCAATATTTCCTCGTTATAATCATTAATTTGTTTTAAAGTTGATGGTTTATTGTCAACTTCTACTAACTTAATTTCTCCAGGCTTTCCTTTTTTAGCCAATGGAATTACACCCTCTTTTAGGTGTATGGACATTGTATCTTCATCAAAATACTTTTCAAAACTAAATTCGAGAATTTCATCTTCATGGCTTTGTTCTACATAGTATACAGGAATTCCTTGAGCCTTTGCAGTTTCTGCTTGGACTTTATCGTTTGTTATTAAAGTTCCAAACTCACTGCGCGCTACATCACGAATGATAGCATCAATTTCGCCTGCTTTTGCATTTGCAATGTCATAATTGGTTGGGCGTTTTCCCTTAAATGATATTATAAGCTCATTTTCATCGTTTGCTTCTTGAAGTTTTTGAAGTTCTTTTAATCCATCAAAACCTTGTGTCATGTTTGAATTTGCTTGATGTTCTAATTCACAAACAACCGCTTCTGGAACAATGATTTCAGGATAATCAATGTCTTCTTCTTCAATAAGTTTTGTAATTGCACCGTCTACAACAGCACTTGTATCTGGAACTATAGTTTTTAGTTCATATGTCTCCAATTTCATCTCCCCCTAATATATCTCATCTGGATTAAATAATCTTTCAGATATTACATCTATATCTTCATTATTAAGTCCAAGTATATTAGGTTTATTATTTATATTTATTTTTCTAAAGAAACAGGAATAATATCCTTCATGACATGCTGCTCCGGTTTGTTTGATTTTTAAGATTACTGCATCCATATCGCAATCCACAAGAATTTCTTTAACTTCCTGTACATGTCCTGAACTTTCTCCTTTTAACCATTGTTTGTTTCTAGAAGTACTCCAATAATGAGCTTTTCCAGTTTCAATAGTTTTTCTAAGAGCTTCTTCATTCATATTAGCTACCATTAAGATTTCATTTGTTTCGTAATCTTGTGCTATGGCAGTAATAAGTTTTTCTCCGTTTATTTCATGTCTAAAATTAATTTTCATTTTATTCATCTCCTTTTATTGCAGTTGTTAGATTATCTATATCTATTAAATCTTGATCTCCGGTCTTCATATCCTTTAATGTGACTTTATTTTCTTCAAGATCATTTGGTCCGATAATAGCGACCTTTTCTACTTTTAAGTTATTAGCATAATTCATGAGTTTTTTGAACTTTTTACGATTTAAATCAACATCACATGAAATTCCACTTCTTCTAAGTGTTTGGGCAATTTCAAAGGCTTTGGAACGTACGCTGTCATTAATTGGAGCTACATATACATCGATATGGGATTTTAATTCTTTTTCGTCTTGAAGTTCTTCAATAGCATTCATTAATCTGTCAAATCCAAATGCAAATCCTGTGGATTCAATTTCCTGACCTCCAAACACTTTAATTAAACTGTATGTTCCACCACCACAAACCTGTTTTTGAGCTCCAAGTTCAGGGATATACACTTCAAATACAATTCCAGTGTAATAGTCAAGCCCACGAGCCACTCCAAGATTAATTGTATAGTTGTCAACACCAAAAGCATTTAAATTTTCTACAAGTTCTTTAAGTTCATTAAATGCAGCTTTTGGCTCTTCATATGGTTCAATCAATTCTTCAATATCTTTTAAAATGGATTTGTCTCCAACAAGATCAATTAGTTTAATTAAGACTTGATTCAATTCATCATTTTCAATTAAAGGATTTTCACCAACTAATGATTCTTTTAGAAGTTCTTTATCTCCTTTATCAATAACGACCATTACTTCCCTTTGTGTTGAGGTATCAATATCGAAATGTTCAAACAATCCTCTAATAATTCCCAAATGATTTACATTAATGTCTGCTGTTGTAATTCCAAGTTCATTTAATGAATCATTACACATTGCAATTACTTCAGCCTCACCTTCTGGAGATTTGGCACCTATCAATTCACATCCGAACTGCCAGAATTGTCTAAAACGACCTTTTTGAGGTCTTTCATATCTAAAACAACTTCCATAATAATAAAGTTTAATAGGCTTGGAGGAAGTTTTTTGAAGTTCGTTAAGATATAATCTAGCTACAGGTGCTGTTATCTCTGGCCTCAATGCCAATTCTCGATCAGATTTATCTTTGAAGTTGTATAGTTGATCTACTATTTCTTCTCCAGACTTAGTTGTAAAAAGTTTTAATTCTTCGAAAAGGGGAGTTTTAATCTCCTGATAACCATAATTTTCAAAAACGTTTCTTAAGGAACTTTCAGCTTCTTTTCTAAGCCTCATTTCATCAAAAAGAAAATCTCTTGTTCCTCTAGGTTTGTTAAATTCCATTCTTTAGCTCCAATTTTTATAATATTTATAATATGTTTATCTTTATTAATAAAATTAATATCTAAAACCACAACATATTGTTAATCCTAAACTATTTTATGTATTAAATTAATATTTTTTATCATGACAATTAAAGGAAGTACAAGTGTTGTTGGTTTGATAGGAAATCCTGTTGAACATAGTTTTTCCCCTCCTATGCATAATGCGGCTTTTAAAGCGCTTGGAATGGATTATGTTTATGTTGCATTTGATGTATTGCCTGAAAATGTAGGAAATGCAATAAAGGGAGCAGAATCACTTAATATTAAGGGTTTCAATGTTACAATTCCTCATAAAATCGAAGTAATGAAACATTTAAATGAAATTGATGATGTTGCTAGGTTGATTGGTGCTGTTAACACCATTGATTTTAAAAATCTTAAAGGATACAATACTGATGGAATTGGGGCCATAAAAGCCATAAATGAAGCAACTGACATTAAGGATAAAAAAGTTGTTTTGGCAGGTGCAGGAGGTGCTGCAAGGGCAATTGCATTTTACCTTGCAAAGGAAAATCCTGAGGAAATAGTCATTTTAAATAGAAACACTGAAAAGTCAGACAATTTGGCTCATGATGTGGCAAAATCAAAATTAACCGACAATGTCACAAGCGACTCAATTAACGCCATCGAAAAATATCTGCGTGATGCTGACATTCTTGTAGACAGTACTCCTTTAGGGATGTATCCTCATGTGGATGATGCTCCAATAGCCACCGCTGATATGATGCATGAGGATTTGGTTGTTAATGACATAGTCTACAACCCAAATGAAACAGTTCTTCTAAAGGAAGCTATAAAGGCAGGAGCCACTCCAGTTTATGGCATTAAAATGTTGCTTTACCAAGGGGCTGAAAGTTTTAAAATTTGGACAGGTCAAGAGCCACCAATCGATGTGATGGAAAAGGCTTTAAAAGAAACACTTAATATTGCTGATTAAAATGGATTTAATATTTGATTTCGTAAACATGGAAGAAGAAGAAAAATTTGGCGATTCCAAGGAAGATGTTCTAAAATTTCTAAAAATAATTGGTGTAGACACTCGTTTTGTTAGTTACACTCAAAATAAGATTTATATTAATAACTTAAGATTTTCAAAGTTTTCTAGGAAACGGGAGAACACTTTTTACAACCAGTATGATGATATTGAGATTGTCAGATCAAGCCTATTTCAAAAGATATGCTCAAAATCATCTAAGGTATTGGCCAACATGGAACCAAAGGACAGGATATTGGTTTCAAAAGATGGTTCTCCATTAAACGAATTAATGTATATAATTCTAGAACCTTACACTAGAAAATATGGTGTTGAACTGGTTTCTGAAGGGGAATATGACTTAATGGCCGAAGCAGTAACATTGGATGATGAAGTCGGAAGAATATTTTCAGATATCTTTGATGGAATTGGAATTGATTTTGCAAGAAAAAAGGAAAATGCCATTTATCCTCTAATTAACGTTCCATTGGAATGGATAAACGATTTTCTTGAAAACGACAATAAAGAAAAAGTTGTTGAAACTCCAATCAGTTTAAGTGGCGAGTTCATGGAGTTTCTAGAGGATGTGGCTCCTCAATATAAGGATAATGTTTTAAAAGCAGCGAGTTTCATAGAAGAAAAATTAGAAGCTGAAAAGTGATGTTTGAACATCCTTTTTCTTTTTAGGCTTTTCTTCAACTTTCTCTTCTTCAACTTCATCTATCTCCTCTTCTTCTGGAATTTCTTCAACGAATTCCTCATCGAAGAGTTCATCAGCAGTTTCTTCAACACTTTCGCTAATTTCCACTTCTTTTTCAGCTATTTCGCCGGCTTCTTCAATTATCTTGTTGGCCAATTCTTCATTTCTTCTTTTTCTTTCTTCGTCATGCAATTGACCTTTTAGTTTTTCCATTTTTGTAATTACTTTTTTAGGGATTTTCTTTTTCCTGAATCTTTTTATTTCATCTTCATCAAGACCTAAAAAGTCAGATATCTCCCATGCGAGCTCATCATTTGAAAACATTATTTCTAAATAAGGAAACATTGAAATTGCAACGGCATTTGAAATGTGCATTTTTTTACTCATTTTATCAGCTATTACATCTCTTAAATTTCTTTTTCCACGAGCACGGCCCATTTTAGTGAATATGGTAGGTGTCATTATTTTAGAGAATCCACCATATTTTTTCTCTTTAGAATTGGATACTCCCACTCCCATAAAATCAGATGCATATTTCCAGTATCCGTAATTTCTGCTTCTCTGCGCTCTTCCAAAGTATAGATCTGCTTTAGCTAAGTTTTCATAAGCTCTTTTCAAATCCTCTTTTTTCTTATATCTTCTTGGAACATTCTCAGCAATATATTCCATTACAAGTGTTGGATCCTCTTCCACTCTTAATGCGTTTTTGACTTTTGATGGTGTTTGGCTATTTAATGTAATTCCAACTGCATCAAAAATAGTGGAGCGTTCATCCTTTTTGCTCATTTTTTCAACATCTTCCAGCTCTAAAACTTCTTCCTCATTAGCCAATGCTTGGAATGTGTTTAATGCAGAACGCATATCTCCTTGGGATCTTTTTGCTATTTCATTTAAAGCTGCAGGATTGGCTTTAATGCCTTCTTTTGCAGCTATCTCTTTTAGAAGTTTGTTAATGGAAGGACTTCTTATTTTTTTCATTTTAATAACTTGGCATTTTGTTTTAATGTTTGTTAGACGTTTGCTGTAAAAATCATTAGCTATTAAAATCAAAGGGTGCTTTGAGTTTTTGATAATCTTTCCAATAGCTGCAACTCCTCCTCGGTCATTAGTTCCATGAATGCCGTCCACTTCATCAAGAATGATGACCTTATGATCATTTGAAAAGAATGATCTTGTTGCGGAGGATTCTCCTACTGTACTTAATATTATGTCTTGGGAACGTTTGTCTGATGCATTAAGTTCTACGCATTCTCCAAATTGGTCCCCTATCAAATGAGCTAAGGTTGTTTTCCCAATACCTGCCGGACCAACAAGCAATAATGGTTTTTGAGGTTTGCCTTCTTTCCATAGATTAATCCAGTTTTGTATTGTTTCTTTTTCTTTGTTGTGACCAACAACATCTTCTATGGTTTTTGGGCTGTATTTCTTTGTCCATAACATAGGCATACACTTATAGGAATTGGGTTAATAAAGCTTCAAGTTGTATTCTAGGATTTGCTCCTTCACGTATTCTGAAATCACAGTTCGCGATGGCTTCAATTAAATCAATATAGATATCTGCACTCATTCTGCCTTCGTAAACTCTTTTTGATACATCAGAATATATTTGAGTTACCATATCTTCACCACTGACACCTTCTAGAACCATTGTGTCTCTTAGAATGTCTCTTGCCTTCAAAAAGTCTCCAGACAGTGCTGATGTTATCATTTCACTAATATTTTGAGGTTTTGCTTTTGACACAACTGCATATACGGCGTCTTCAGTTACTCCCTCTCCTTCAGACGCACTGGCTTGCAAAATATTGATGGATTTACGCA from Methanobrevibacter sp. includes the following:
- a CDS encoding PINc/VapC family ATPase produces the protein MKLETYELKTIVPDTSAVVDGAITKLIEEEDIDYPEIIVPEAVVCELEHQANSNMTQGFDGLKELQKLQEANDENELIISFKGKRPTNYDIANAKAGEIDAIIRDVARSEFGTLITNDKVQAETAKAQGIPVYYVEQSHEDEILEFSFEKYFDEDTMSIHLKEGVIPLAKKGKPGEIKLVEVDNKPSTLKQINDYNEEILRAARNNSKVFLESRRNGSAVIQAGQYRIALAKPPFADSMEITVVRPVTTRTLDDYDISDKLMKRIRESAEGILVSGSPGAGKSTFVQALANYYNDQSKVVKTMESPRDLQLPDSVSQYAPLEGDMENTADVLLLVRPDYTVYDELRKTKDFTIFADMRMAGVGMIGVVHATRPIDAIQRISSRVELGVIPSVVDTSIYIEDGEIKAVYETKMTVKVPSGMQEADLARPVIEIRDFETGELKHEIYTYGEQTIVMDVGLVNENKNEENIKSSVDLIAEKEILRKIKKIIPKSKVDVEIVSPNRANIYINEKYVPKIIGKNGARIAEIENEIGISLGVEVLEDSKAHIPLNKRVEVEVIETSKQIILNMGKSNDGENFDVYIGEEYLLTATTSKKGEIKIKKGIELSDLIVDSIDAGEIVTAIRK
- the hisI gene encoding phosphoribosyl-AMP cyclohydrolase, which encodes MKINFRHEINGEKLITAIAQDYETNEILMVANMNEEALRKTIETGKAHYWSTSRNKQWLKGESSGHVQEVKEILVDCDMDAVILKIKQTGAACHEGYYSCFFRKININNKPNILGLNNEDIDVISERLFNPDEIY
- the hisS gene encoding histidine--tRNA ligase, which gives rise to MEFNKPRGTRDFLFDEMRLRKEAESSLRNVFENYGYQEIKTPLFEELKLFTTKSGEEIVDQLYNFKDKSDRELALRPEITAPVARLYLNELQKTSSKPIKLYYYGSCFRYERPQKGRFRQFWQFGCELIGAKSPEGEAEVIAMCNDSLNELGITTADINVNHLGIIRGLFEHFDIDTSTQREVMVVIDKGDKELLKESLVGENPLIENDELNQVLIKLIDLVGDKSILKDIEELIEPYEEPKAAFNELKELVENLNAFGVDNYTINLGVARGLDYYTGIVFEVYIPELGAQKQVCGGGTYSLIKVFGGQEIESTGFAFGFDRLMNAIEELQDEKELKSHIDVYVAPINDSVRSKAFEIAQTLRRSGISCDVDLNRKKFKKLMNYANNLKVEKVAIIGPNDLEENKVTLKDMKTGDQDLIDIDNLTTAIKGDE
- a CDS encoding shikimate dehydrogenase, giving the protein MTIKGSTSVVGLIGNPVEHSFSPPMHNAAFKALGMDYVYVAFDVLPENVGNAIKGAESLNIKGFNVTIPHKIEVMKHLNEIDDVARLIGAVNTIDFKNLKGYNTDGIGAIKAINEATDIKDKKVVLAGAGGAARAIAFYLAKENPEEIVILNRNTEKSDNLAHDVAKSKLTDNVTSDSINAIEKYLRDADILVDSTPLGMYPHVDDAPIATADMMHEDLVVNDIVYNPNETVLLKEAIKAGATPVYGIKMLLYQGAESFKIWTGQEPPIDVMEKALKETLNIAD
- a CDS encoding ATPase gives rise to the protein MDLIFDFVNMEEEEKFGDSKEDVLKFLKIIGVDTRFVSYTQNKIYINNLRFSKFSRKRENTFYNQYDDIEIVRSSLFQKICSKSSKVLANMEPKDRILVSKDGSPLNELMYIILEPYTRKYGVELVSEGEYDLMAEAVTLDDEVGRIFSDIFDGIGIDFARKKENAIYPLINVPLEWINDFLENDNKEKVVETPISLSGEFMEFLEDVAPQYKDNVLKAASFIEEKLEAEK
- a CDS encoding replication factor C large subunit translates to MLWTKKYSPKTIEDVVGHNKEKETIQNWINLWKEGKPQKPLLLVGPAGIGKTTLAHLIGDQFGECVELNASDKRSQDIILSTVGESSATRSFFSNDHKVIILDEVDGIHGTNDRGGVAAIGKIIKNSKHPLILIANDFYSKRLTNIKTKCQVIKMKKIRSPSINKLLKEIAAKEGIKANPAALNEIAKRSQGDMRSALNTFQALANEEEVLELEDVEKMSKKDERSTIFDAVGITLNSQTPSKVKNALRVEEDPTLVMEYIAENVPRRYKKKEDLKRAYENLAKADLYFGRAQRSRNYGYWKYASDFMGVGVSNSKEKKYGGFSKIMTPTIFTKMGRARGKRNLRDVIADKMSKKMHISNAVAISMFPYLEIMFSNDELAWEISDFLGLDEDEIKRFRKKKIPKKVITKMEKLKGQLHDEERKRRNEELANKIIEEAGEIAEKEVEISESVEETADELFDEEFVEEIPEEEEIDEVEEEKVEEKPKKKKDVQTSLFSF